The genomic region TTTCCAAAACTTTCACAACCATGGAAACTATAAGCAATGCCACTACTGTAAGAGAATGGTTTCTTAAAAAAGCTCCTGAAAAGGAAGTATCCAAACATTTTGTAGCGGTTTCTACCAATCTAAATAAAGTAGAAAGCTTCGGAATCGATCCTGATAATATTTTCCCGATGTGGGATTGGGTTGGAGGTAGATTCTCCTTGTGGAGCGCTGTAGGTCTTTCAGTAGCACTTGGAATTGGATACAACAATTTTGAATCTCTTCTGGAGGGTGCCCGCAAGATGGATGATCACTTCAGAAATACAGATTTCGAAAAGAATATTCCGGTTCAGCTGGCACTAATAAGTATTTGGTATAATAATTTCTTCGGTGCTGAAAGTGAAGCGGTGATCCCTTATTCTCAATACCTGGATAAATTTCCATCGTACCTGCAACAGGCGATCATGGAGAGTAATGGGAAAAGCGTGGACCGCAATGGCGAGAAGGTGAATTACCAGACGGGAACGATCATCTGGGGAGAACCAGGAACGAATTCACAACATGCGTTTTTCCAGTTGATCCACCAGGGAACCAAGCTTATTCCTGCAGATTTTATTGGCTTTAAAGAAAGTTTGTTTGGAGATCAGGCGCATCACGATAAATTGATGGCGAACTATTTTGCTCAAACTGAAGCTCTTCTTAATGGTAAAACTGAGGAAGTAGTGGAAGAGGAGTTACGCTCTATGAGATTTAGTCAGGAAGAAATAGACAGGATCAAATCATTTAAAGTATTTGAAGGTAATAATCCAACGAATACCTTAATGATTCAAAAATTAACTCCGGAAAGTCTGGGTAAACTTATCGCTATGTATGAACATAAGATATTTGTACAGGGCGTTATCTGGAATATTTTCAGTTATGACCAGTGGGGAGTTGAATTAGGAAAACAACTGGCGAACAAAATCCTCTCAGACTTTGAAACTAAGAATTCTGAAGGTCACGATTCCTCAACACAAAATCTGCTGAAGTTTTATATGAATTAAAATTTCAATTAATTACAAATATTAGGAAAGCCTGAAGTCTGGAACTTCAGGCTTTTTTTATTTATGCAAGCTCAAATCAATTTCGAAGATACATATTTGAACCGGCTGGAATGATGCAGATATCTCATTTTTAGAGAAGAGATTGGAAAATTATCTATTTCTAATTTGACAATTTTCGAATGATTTTACCCTTCAAAATTCATTTTAACTAAATATCCTGTGCATATTATTGCCCAGTTTAACGTCTTTAACAATGTCAAGACTAATTTTGAATCATTCCAATTAACATAATATTTTGTTTTCCTCTAATTAGCAGTATATTGCGGCGAAATTTGTTGAAATGTTAAACTTAGGTACGTTAAATATTTTAACATTGAGATAATGTTAGAGAAGAACAATTAGTTTTCTTTTGCATCGAATTTTAAACAAACTCAAACACACAAAAAAATGAGGAAATTATTACTCTTAGCGATGTTCTTAACATCTGCTACGATTTTTGCTCAAGGAACTGTTACCGGTGTGGTAATGGATTCCCAAACATCAGGTCCACTTCCTGGAGCTAATGTAATGGTAGTTGGTACTAACAATGGTACAATGACAGATTTCGACGGAAACTTCACTTTGAAGGTTGCAGAATCTGAAGGTACTATTAAAATTACCTTCGTAGGTTACACTTCTAAGGAAGTAAAATTCAATGTTACTGGCGACACTCAGGATCTAGGACAAATCGTTCTGGGTGCAGATGATAACGCATTGGATGAGATCGTTGTAACAAGTTTCTCACTTGCTATCGACAGAAAAACACCAGTAGCTGTTTCAACTATTAGTGCTGCAGAGATCGAAACCAAGATTGGTAACCAGGAATTTCCTGAAGTGCTAAAATCTACTCCTGGAGTATATGCTAACAAAGCCGGTGGTGGTTTTGGTGATGCAGAGCTTCGTATGAGAGGTTTTGAAGGTGAAAACATCGCAGTAATGATTAATGGTGTTCCTGTAAACGACATGGAAAATGGTCGTGTATACTGGAGTAACTGGGCAGGTCTTTCTGATGTAACCAGAACTATGCAAACTCAAAGAGGT from Christiangramia sp. OXR-203 harbors:
- the pgi gene encoding glucose-6-phosphate isomerase; the encoded protein is MKNINPTTTKAWKELEDHYKEIQVEHMKNMFNNDEDRAEKFTIKWEDFYVDYSKNRMNETTGKLLIKLAAECGLREAMDAYFQGDAINQTEGRPVLHTALRASKTANVQVHGENVIPEVQEVKEKIRTFTDEVIEGKRKGFTGKKFTDIVNIGIGGSDLGPVMVADSLKFYQNHLKLHFISNVDGDHVHDTIQDLNPETTLFVIVSKTFTTMETISNATTVREWFLKKAPEKEVSKHFVAVSTNLNKVESFGIDPDNIFPMWDWVGGRFSLWSAVGLSVALGIGYNNFESLLEGARKMDDHFRNTDFEKNIPVQLALISIWYNNFFGAESEAVIPYSQYLDKFPSYLQQAIMESNGKSVDRNGEKVNYQTGTIIWGEPGTNSQHAFFQLIHQGTKLIPADFIGFKESLFGDQAHHDKLMANYFAQTEALLNGKTEEVVEEELRSMRFSQEEIDRIKSFKVFEGNNPTNTLMIQKLTPESLGKLIAMYEHKIFVQGVIWNIFSYDQWGVELGKQLANKILSDFETKNSEGHDSSTQNLLKFYMN